Proteins from a single region of Balaenoptera acutorostrata chromosome 16, mBalAcu1.1, whole genome shotgun sequence:
- the LOC103014799 gene encoding macrophage migration inhibitory factor-like produces MLLERWPQLQAAAQELVLESVGVEKSRLVPVSLSSPSLAVTPIFLVNANVPRASVPDGLLSELTQQLAQATGEPAPYIAVHVVPDQLPAFGGCSEPRALSSLHSIGKVGGAQVTARQQAAVSLRVSPGRIYINYYDVNAANVGWDGSTFA; encoded by the exons ATGTTGCTGGAAAGATGGCCGCAACTCCAGGCAGCTGCGCAGGAGCTGGTGCTGGAGAGCGTAGGGGTAGAGAA GAGTCGGTTGGTTCCTGTATCCCTGTCCTCGCCGTCCCTCGCCGTCACGCCGATATTCCTGGTGAACGCCAACGTGCCCCGCGCCTCTGTGCCGGACGGGCTCCTCTCCGAGCTCACCCAGCAGCTGGCGCAGGCCACGGGCGAGCCCGCGCCGTACATCGCGGTGCACGTGGTCCCGGACCAGCTCCCGGCTTTCGGGGGCTGCAGCGAGCCGCGCGCGCTCTCCAGCCTGCACAGCATCGGCAAGGTCGGCGGCGCGCAGGTAACCGCTCGACAGCAAGCTGCTGTGAGCCTGCGCGTCAGCCCGGGCAGGATCTACATCAACTACTACGACGTGAACGCGGCCAACGTGGGCTGGGACGGCTCCACCTTCGCCTGA